The genomic window GTTGAACGGTTGACCTTCGCGGACCTCTTTGTCATAGGAGAAGATATCGTTCATCAAGCCGCCGAGGAGGATCAGCTCATCGCGGCATCTGGCGACCAATGGGTTAGCCCAGACCGTGTCGTCCAGGGACATACCCTCGCTGAACTCGATTAAGTTGATGACCACGCCCATCCCGCAATCGTGCTTGCGGACTTGGATGTAGTGGTTCATGTCCATCCGGCGGCCAGTCGCGATCGAGGACCTGGGGGTCAGGGTCGCTGCCAGGTGCCTTTCCAGCGAATCCGGCAACCGTTTCATGGCCGCCTCCGGTGCCATCTGAAGCATCACGGTCCGCAGCCTGAGGAACGCGGCACCTAGGCGATCACCCGCGCGCGGTGTGTTATCTCCACGGAAGACTCTGATGCACTGGCGGTAGGTGCGGAGCGCCTCGTTTCGTCGGTCGGTAGGGCTATACCGCAGCGAGGAGAACATGTCGTCCACGTAGAAGAGAATGTTGTTCAGCAGGATGATCGCCATCAGCCGGTCCGTGGCAGCGTGGGGGAACAGGTAGGCCGACATCGTCGCGTACTCATGTGAATGCGGCAGATCGATTCCCAGGGCCGCACCCTCCTGATGCGCGACTGCCTCCGCGGCTTCGGCATGCGGATTTATCTGCTTGCCCCCCGGCACGATCAGGTCGTAGATCGAAACCACGCCGCCCTCCAGGTCACTCACCCTGGCCCGGCACCATGCGGTCGATGCCCTTGAACCACGCTGCCGAAGGGTACGAACGTCCGAAACGGGCGATCCTCCCCATTGCAGCCCGACTGTCGGCACCGCGCCATCTTCCGGGACCACTGAGGTGTTGAACGGGTTGCACGGACCTGTCCTCAACTCATTGAGCTGTTCCAACCTGCCGTGGTGCAGGGCAGTTGGCGTGAGGAGAGCCCGGTCTCATGACGTGGTGAAGCTCCTGGTAGATGAGTTCACGACCAAGATCACTCTTCCACCAAGAGCTTCGTCGGGCTTGTCTGCCCGGCTGCCATCGGTCTGTCCGGCTCGTACCTGCGGCTGCTGACACGCCAACTTGCCCGACGCCGCTGGGAGACCGGACCCGCTGGCGACGGCTGCCGGGCCTTGACCCCGAATCCTGAACACGGGTTATGCGGCTGGTGCCAGCGTAGTTGGTGTGAGGTAGAAGGTGTCCTCGAAGGCGATCGGTGATCGTTGTCCGAGGCGGGAGTGTCGGCGCCGGGTGTTGTAGCGGTGGAGCCATCTGAAGGCGTCGAGCCGGGCCTCGCGTTCGTTGGGCCAGCTCTTTCGTCCCTGCAGGGTCTCGCGTTTGAAGGTCGCGTTGAAGGACTCGGCAAGCGCGTTGTCCGCGCTGGACCCGACCGCGCTCATGCTTCGCCGAACCCCTGCTGACCTGCAGGCTTCGGCGAAGGCTCTGCTCATGTACTGGGCTCCGTGGTCGGTGTGCATGACCGCTCTGGAGAGGCTGCCGCGGGTGCGGATCGCCGCGGCCAGGGCGTCGGTCACGAGATCCGCACGCATGTGGTCGGCAATCGCCCAGCCGACCAGACGGCGCGAGGCAAGGTCGATGACAGTCGCCAGGTAGCAGAACTTCCCGCCGTCGATAGGCAGGTAGGTGATGTCGCCGACGTACTTCGTGTTCGGCGCGGTGGCGGTGAAGTCGCGGCCGATCAGGTCCGGAGCCTTGGCCGCAGCCGGATCGGGGACGGTGGTGCGGTGCCGGCGGCGCAACCGGACCCCTTCGATCCCGGACGCCCGCATGATCCGGGCGACCCGCTTGTGGTTGACCGCCTCACCGTTCCTCTCGCGGAGCTCGGCGGTGATTCTTGGGACGCCGTAGGTGCCGTCCGACTCGCGGTGCACCGCCCGTATCCGGGCGGCGAGGCGGGCGTCGGCCGCCTGCCGGGCGGCCCGGTCCGCGGCTGTCCGGCGCCAGTAGTAGAAGCTGGAGCGGCTGACGCCGAGGATGCTGCAGAGCCGCTTCACGCCGTAGTGGCGCTGGTGGTCGGCGACGAACTGGAAGCGGTTCACCAGCGCGTCTCCCCGGCGAAATACTTGGCGGCCTTCCGCAGGATCTCGCGTTCCTCCTCGAGCTCGCGGACCTTCTTCCGCAGAGCCGCGTTCTCCGCCTCCAGCGGCGTGGGCGGCTGGGCTGCTTCCTGCGTCCGTCGTCCCCGTGGACGACTTGCCCCGGCAGCCCGGACCCAGTTCCGCAGGGTCTCCGGATTGATCCCCAGATCGGCGGCGACCGACCTGATCATCGTATCGGGCCGCGACTCGTACAGCGCGACCGCGTCCGCCTTGAACTCCGGCGGATAGTTCTTCATGACCACGAGATGTCCGTCCTCAGATCCTCAGGATCCAGTGTCTCGCGTGTCCAAGATCAAGGGTCAAGGCCCCGCCCCCGCGTTCAGCGGCGCGGCATTGCCTTACGCACCGGGTCCGTCGGGGGTAGTGCCAGGTCCGGCGGGCCGCCGAAGTCGAGGCCGCGCAGCAGGGCGAGCATCGCCAGGGCGGTGATCGCGGAGGCTGCCGAGGCGAAGGACTGGGCGGCGAGGTACGCCTCCCAGTTCGCGTCCTCGACCAGGCCCGCCCGCCCGGCGTCGCGGGCGTACAGGACGGTGAACAGGATGCCGAGGGCCAGGCCGGTCACCGCGAGGAAACCGAGTACCAGAACGGCGATCCTCATCAGCCGCACCCGCCCGGCCTTGCCCGCGGGAAGTGGGGCAACCCTGCCGAGCGACGCCAGGACGGCCAGGGCCACGGCCCCGAAGGCCAGCGCGATCAGGCCCCCGCCGATGGTGTCGCTGAGGCGGTGCCAGTGCGCCGAGACGGTGTTGGCCCCGATGCCCACCGCCCACAGGGCCCCGAGCAGCGCGACGAGCCCGCGCCAGCGGGGGGCCACCACGATCAGCAGCGCGAACAGGCCGGCCATCGCGATCGTCGTATGCCCGCTGGGGAAGCTGTTGCGCACCTCGTCCGACTGCCCGTACAGCAACGGGCGCACCACCACGTACCGCTTGAGGACCTCGGCCACGCCCAGCCCGCCGATCAGGGTGAACAGGGAGGCCAGCGCCGGCAGCCAACGCTTCCGTACGACGCCGATGAGCACGATCAGCACGCAGAAGAAGGCGAGCGAGCCCATGCTGATGGCTCGCAGGCGGCCATTGGCCGCAGCCCGCTCGTGCCGGTCGGCGTACTCCAGGGTTCCCCGCAGCGCCGCGTCCTCGAAGCGCTGCCCCGTTCCGGTGCGCACCATCAGCCAGTACACGACAACCAGCAGCACCAGCGCTCCCGCTGCCGTGACCAGCCCCCTGCGCCGCACCAGCCCCTGCAGAGCGCTGCGTGACAGACCGGTGGACAGGCTCATAGGACCCCCTCGCAACCCGACGATGATCACTCACGCTGGCGCACGACGGCCGATCCCGCACCTCGGAAGCACCCGAACGGGGGAAGGGCCCGGTCCCCAAAGGCCGCTGGGGGCTTCGACGGACGTCAGAGTCGTCTGCGGGACGGGATCACGTAGCGCCGGTAGAGGAGTTCGCGCAGCACGTCGTCGCCGCCTTCGACGAGGGAGACGTAGCGCATGTCCTGGAGAAGGCCTCCGATGGGCAATTCGGTGGTGTAGCCGAGGCCTCCGAACATCTCCGACGCGGTGGAGGCCAGCTGCCAGCCGCTCTGGCCGCAGAACATCTTCGCGGCGACCGCCGAGCGCAGGGCCCCCCGGGCCAGGAGTTCGTCCGGGGCCTCGGGGAGGGCGCTGAGGGCGTCGAATTCGGTGGCGGCGGCGAGGCACTGGTGACGCATGACCTCGATCTGCATCTCCATGTGGCCGAGCTTGGATCCGAAGACGGGGTTGGCGAGCAGGCTTTCGCCGCGTAGCCGCCGCGTCCGGGCGTACTCCAGGCACAGGTCGCGGATGCGCCGGGCGATGCCGATGGCGGTGGCGGCGATGAGGGTGCGGCTGGTGTTGAGCCCTACTTCGAGGAGGAGGAGGCCGGGGCCGTGCAGTGCGTTGGCTTCGGGTACCCGGCAGTTGTCGAAGGAGACCTGATAGGTGCCCGCCGAGGGCAGGCCCAGGGTTTTCCAGCGTTTGTCGACGCGTACGCCCGGGGTGTCCCGGGGGACGACGACCGCGAGGTGTTCGAGGGGGTTGTCCGCGTTGACGGCGACGACGACGAGGAAGTCGGCGAAGTCCGCGTTGGTCGCGAACATCTTCTCCCCGTCGAGGACGAACTGCCCTTCACGGCGGGCGGCGCGGGTGGCGATGCGGGTGAGTTCGCTGCCGGCCTCGCGTTCGCTGCCCAAGGTGGCCGAGAAGCCGCCCGAGGGTCCGGTACTGCCGAGAGTGCGGTCCTTGAGTTCCTCGGAGCCGTAGAGGGAGACCATGGTGCTGCCCAGGACGGAGATGAAGAGGGTGAAGGCCGCGCCCGCGTCGGCGTACGAGAGCTCCGAGACGATGTCCACGCTGTCGGCGAGCGACATCCCCCGCCCGCCGTGCTTCTCGGGGAGCCACCAGTTGGCCAGTCCGTGTGCGTGGAAGGCGCGCTGGGCGGGGGTGGGGAGAGGACCGAGGGAACCGAAGGGGTCCCGCACACCGGTGAGTTCCTCGGCCGCGTACGTCCTGACACGGTCCAGGAAGGGTGTCGGCCCCAGGAAGGGTCTCGGCCCTGTGAAAGGTGTCGGCCCCATGTCTGTCGCTCCTCGGGCGGGATGGTGGTCAGCGAGTGTGGACGCGGCCGAGCATGTGGGCCGCGGGCGATTCGGGGTCGGTGCCGGTGTAGAACTCGGTGTAGAGCCGGACCCAGTCCTCGGCGGTGATGAGCCGGTCCCCGTCCTGGTCGGCGTGGCGGAAGGCCGCGATGGAGAACTCCTCGGGAATGCCGAAGACCTTGCGCATGACCGAGGTGAACTCCCCCTCGCTGGAGAACCCGTCACCGTCCTGGTCGAAGACCCGGAAGCAGAGCGTGCCGTGGTGCAGGATCGCGGCCACCCCGGGGTCACCCGGGTCGGCGAACATCGGGCCCATCCGGCCGAGGATCTCCATCACGCCCGCCCCTTCCTTGTCGTGGAGTCCGCCCGGGGAGATCGCGGCGTCCCAGACCTCCCGCAGCGAGGTGCGCAGTCGGGCCGCCAGGTCCGAGTCGCCGACGACGCCGGCCGCCGCGGCCCAGCGGTCGGCGGCGAGGGCGAGGTCGTCGCGGTGGATGACGTCGTCGCGGTCGAGGTCGAAGCAGCGGATCCACTGCAGGACCTTGCGGGAGGCGAGGGCGACGGCTGCCGGGTCGGGGGCTCCGGGGGCCTGGGGTGTCGCGTCGACGGTCATGGTCTGCTGCCTTTCCGAGCTGGTGGGGGTCGGCGCGGGCTTGGCGGCCCAGGCCCGGGTGGTGTCGGTGCCCATGACCGCGAGCCCGGCCAGGACCTCGGGCTGCCAGGGGGCGGGACCGATCTCGCCCTCGCCGCCCGGGGTGGCGTTGGCCCAGGTCTGGGTGCCCGTGGCGACGAGCTGTTCGCCGTCGGCGGTGTGCCGGTGGATGTGGAACTCCCCGTACATGAAGTGCATGCGGACCCAGGGGATGGTCATGCGGACGGTGATGCGGTCGTTGGCCCACATCTCGCCGAGGTAGTCGAGATGGACCGAGTCGGTGAGCATCAGGGTCTTCCCGGTCATGAGCCCGTCCATGTACGCGGGGAAGGTCTCGAAGGCCCATTGCTCGCGGCAGTGGCCGATCCAGTTGAGGAGTTCGGCGTAGTAGACGATGCCCGCTGCGCTGGTGTCGCCGAACATCGCCACGTGCGTCCACTCGTAGTACGGGAGCCCGCTGGTGCTCTCGCCGGGACCGTGCAGCCCCGGTCGTACCGTCGGCGGGGCCGGGGTCTGCGGGAGAGCCGGGCCGGAGAACGGATCGTCCATCGCGGTACCTCCTTCTCCGGCTCGGAGCCGGGTGGGGAACGGTGTGGGCGGGGTGAGCGGGGGCCCGTACGCGACGGTCTCCAGGCCCGTCAGGCTCAACAGGACCCGCCCGTCGGGGGCCGAGGCGGTGTACGTGCCGGTCCGGTGGTCGCGGTGCAGCAGCACACCCGCGGGTTGGGTCTCGGCGAGCTCTGTGTCGGAACCGGCCGCGTGGAGGTCGATCCGCTCGATCCGTACGGGGGCCAGCAGGGTGAGGCTGCCCTCGGCGGCGGGCGGGAACACGCTGAGCCGGAACATGGCGTCGAGCAGCAGGACCGGGACCTCGGCGTGGCTGATCCTGTCGTTCGGCGCGGGCACGGCCTGCCAGCGGGCGCGCGCCCCGTGGGAGCCCCAGGCCAGGTCCACCACGTTGCGGAACACCCCGGTGAGCTGGATTTCCGCGCCCGGCCAGGAGTACGGGTCGGACGACGGCGTCAGTTCACCGGGGCCCGAGCGGGCCGGGTGGCCGGCCTGAAGCGTGCGCGCGACAGGTGTCCCGGTGAGGACTTCCATCCGGGCGTGCCGGCGGTCGCGGCGGACCACCCTGCCCCTCCGGTCGGTGATGTCGGAGAGGACTTCGACGGTGATCCGGCCGCCCTCGCCCGTCGTCATCGGCACCTGGGTGACCTCTGCCCGGATGCGGTACTTGGTCGGGCCCGTGGCGGTACGCGGATCGGCCCATACGAAGTCCTCGAAGGCGATGTCCCGCAGCCCGCGCACCGGTGCGAAGGGAAACAGCTGCCGGGTCGCCTCGACGGCCATCGCGACCATCGCCGCGCCGGGCAGGGCAGGTCGCCCGTCCAGCAGGTGCTCCGTCAGACAGCGGTCGTGGAGCGGGTCCATGGACCACCGCCACTCGGCGCCCCGCTCCGTCCTGCGATCGGGACCGCCGAGGAGGGCGGGGGCGCCGAAAGCGTCCTCGAGGCCCTCGGCGACGATCATCTGCTCCGCGCCGAGGTAGACCGGGGAGGGTTCGCAGGCTCGTCCGGCGGCGAGTTCGGCAAGGAAGTGGGCGATGCCTTCGGCGTCGGTGATCCCGGAGCGGATGCCGTTCGCCGCGAGGCGTTCCCGGGCCGTCGGGCCACCGGCCGATCCGCTCTCCTCCCACAGGCCCCAGCCGAGGGTGAGCTCGCGGTGGCCGTGCAGCCGGCTCTCGTAGCGGGCGGCGGCCGCGAGGAACTCGTTGGCGGCGCCGTAGTCGGTCTCGCCGGGCAGGCCCAGCGCGGTGACGGCGGAGCCGAAGTTCACCCACAGGCGGGGCGGATCGTCGGCGAAGGCGGTACGGAGGTTGCGGTAGGCGGTCACCTTCGTGTCCAGGCAGCGACGGAATCCGGTGAGGGACTTCTGCCGCAGGGTCGCCGACTCCTGGAAGCGGGCCGCGTGCAGCAGCAGGTCGACCGGACGGCCTCCCTCTGTACGAATCCGGTCGGCGGCCGCCTCCACGACGGCCCGGTCGGTGACATCGCAGGGCAGGTAGTGGACTTGGTCCTCCCCGCACAGCAGGCGCAGTTCGCGCAGGTTGCTGGAGACCTCGCGGGTCCGCCAGTGCTGTTCGAAACGGCGGGCGAGGTCCGCGGGGCGTTCGCCCGCCCGGCGGCCGTCGAGGAGGAACCGGTGGCGCAGCCGGTCGTGGTCGGCGTCCGCCGCGTCCCGGATCTCGGGCGGTGCCCCGGACGGGTCACCGCGGCCCAGGATCCACACGGTGGGCCGGGTGCGTCGGGCCAGTTCGCGCAGGACGACCGCGGTGATTCCGCGTCCGCCGCCCGCCGCGACGATCACAGGTCGCTCGCCCAGGCTTCCGGCCGGCCACGCCGGGTCGGCCTCGGGCAGCGGTTGGGGGCTGAACTCCTCGGTGTAGCGCAGTCCGGCCCGGTAGTGGACGACGGACCGGCTGCGTCGGGCCGCCGTCTCGGCCCGGAGCTCGTCCAGCGCGTGCTCCAGGGGCGCGTCGGTGACCAGGGCCAGGACGCGCTCGCGGGGCAGTTCCCGGGCGAGGCTGCGGAAGAATCCGGTGAACAGGGCGGTCTCCGGGTGCGGCAGGCACCCGGTCAGCGGGTCCAGGACGAGGGCGGCCGCGCTGCCCACGCCGATGCCGGAGCCGCCGATGCGTGGGTGCAGCCGTTTCAGGCACAGGGCGGTCAGTTCCAGCAGCCGGGTGAGTTCGGGGGCCTCCTCGGGCCAGTTCCTGCCCGTGTCCTTGATCCGGGCCAGTACCCGCAGGTGCGGGGCCTGCCCGTCGAGCCGCTCCAGCAGGGGTGCGACCGCGGCCTCGTCCTCCGGATCGGCGACGACCTCGGCCGACCGGGGGTCGGTGGCGGGGTCGGTGCTGATCAGGAGGGCGCCCAGAGTTCGGGTCCGCTCGGCGAGCTCGTCAGCGAGCCGGGCGGACCCGACCAGTACCACGCCGCGGTGCGGCACGCTGGCGGGTGAGCCGAAGGCGTCCGGCTCCACCGTTTCGGATCCCTGTGAGTGGGGATTCGCGGGTGTGGTGGCGTCGGTGCGTCGCAGGGCGGTGGCCCAGCGGCGGGTACTGGTGGTCGAGGGGAGAGCCGGTTCGGGCACGGGAGGTTCCGCGAGGGTCCCGCGCAGCAGGTCCACCGCTCCCTGGGCTCCGTAGTAGTCGAGGGTGGTGGTGGCGTCGGGCGCCCGGGCGAGGGCCTCGTCCGTGCGGGCGGCGATCGGCCAGCCGTGTTCGCGGGCTGTCGACTCGCGGGTCAGGGCCAGCAGGAACGCGCCCTCCGCGAGCCGGTCCTCGGGTATTCCGGTGGTCCAGGCGGCTTCCTGCTCGGCGTTCGGGTTGAGTGCGAGGAGCAGGACGAGGTCGAGGCGGCCGTCGGCGAGGTAGCGGCGCGCGGTGCGCAGTGCCACCCGGGCCGAGTCCGGGCCGTTGTCGATGGTCAGTGTGGGGCCGTGCACGTCCCAGCGGTTGGCGATCCGGTTGACCGCAAGGCTGGGGGTGCTGGCCGCGAAACTGTCCTCGGTGATGTCCTGCCGGGCCCGCACCGTCGCCAGCACCTGGTCCAGGGCGTCCTTGTCCGGGCCGTCGGGGAAGAGGGCTTCGAGCTCGGCGCTGCCTGAGCGCAGCATGACGTCGTGGAGGGAGCGTGGGACCCCGGACTGGGCGCCGATGACACCCGTGGTGTCCCGCAGGCCTTCCCACAGTTCTCCGTGTTCGGCCACGAAGCGGCCCACCGCGTCCAGCGCGAGGAGCTGCGCCCGGTCGAGGACGTCGGTGACGATGGGAGAGAGCCGGGTGACCGGGATCGGCGGCACCGGGTAGCGCTCGCCGAACGCGGACGCCGGAGCGTCCGTACCGGTCCGCAGCCACCGCGTGACCTGCTCGGTGTCCGGGGCGCCGGGCAGGGCCGCGCTCCAGCCGATCAGCACCATCGGATCCCGGGCCAGGTCGTACGGTCGCTCGTGCGGCGGGGCCGCGGGCGCGGCTGCCGCGTCCTGCCGGGGCAGCCGGTCGTGTACGACGAGGTGCCCGTTCGCTCCGCCGAGGCCCAGGCTGGAGACGCCGGCCGTGCGCGGCCGGTCGGGCCGTACCGGCCAGGGCATCGCGCTGCGCGGGATGCGCAGGGGTGTCCCTTCGAGTGCCGGGGCGGGGGTGGTGAAGCGCTGCTGCTTCGGGATCTCGTCGTGCTCCATGGCGAGCAGGGCGTGGATGACGGAGACCGTGCCGGACACCCAGCCGGTGTGGCCCACCAGTGATTTGTTGCTGGAGCAGAACAGTTCCTCGCGGGGTCCGGCCTCGGCGGAGAGCACTTCGATCTCGGTGGAGTCACCGGCCCGGGTGCCCGTGCCGTGGGCGACGACCCAGTCGGGCCCGGTGCCGGCCAGTCCGGCGTCCCGCCAGCCGCGTTGTAAGGACAGGCGGACGCCGGTCGGATTGGGGGCGGCGATGGCGCGGCCGCGGCCGTCCACCGACAGGCCGGGGCGGGAGAGTACGCCCAGCACCCGGTCCCCGTCGGCCTCGGCCCGGGCCGGCAGTTTCAGGGCGAGGACGCCCGCGCCGTCCGAGAAGACCGTACCGTTGGCGTCCGCGTCGAAGGGCCGGACGTCGGCGGTGGGTGAGCCGCCCTGGAACTTGTCGGCGGTGAGCGTCATGTTGCGTGCGACGGCGTTCACCCCGCCGACGAAAACCACGTCACAGCCGCCTTCGTACAGGGCCTGGATGCCCAGGTCCACGGCGTAAAGGGAGGAAGCGCAGGCAGCCCCGAGGCTGAGCCAGTCGGTGCTGCCGGGCAGCACGCCCTCGAAGGCGCGCCTGACGATCTCGTGCGGCAAAGCGTGCCGGAGGTCGGACGGGGCATACCGGAACCGGGATGCGACGAGGTCACGCAGTCGCTTCTCGTGCCGTCGCCGCGAGACGGCGTCGTCGGCGGCCAGGCGCTCGGCCATTCCCCGGGCCACGGAGGCCGCGATGAGCCCGTCCTCCAGGGCCATGGAGCCGCCCGCCCAGGCGCCGATGTAGAAGCCCGGCCGGTCCGTGTCGGTCAGGGTGGTGGTGTCGAGGGCCTGGAGCAGGCTGTGGCGCAGCCACAAGGTCTCCTCGTCGCTGCCGCGCCACCGGCCGCCCGACCGCTCCGCGACGATCCGCGGGTGCGGGCGGAAGCCGGTGATGTACCCGCCCTTGCGGGTCCGGACCCGGTCCGGGACGTCCGCGCCGTCCAGCGCGTGCAGCGCGTCGATGTCGAAGCGCTCGGGGAGGCCGATCCGCGAGGTCTCCTCGTGCAGGGAGGCCCACAGCTCGGCGGCGGAGTTGACCCCGGGTACGACCAGTCCATACCCGACGACGGCCACGGGTGCCACGACGGTCGCGGGGGCCGCGCCCGTGCCCCGCGGACGACCGGTCATCGCGCGGCCGCCAGCTCGCGCAGGAGTCCGGCCATCTCGGCGACGGTGCGGTACTTGAAGACCTGCACGCTCTCGTCCGGGTTCG from Streptomyces formicae includes these protein-coding regions:
- a CDS encoding terpene synthase family protein, yielding MSDLEGGVVSIYDLIVPGGKQINPHAEAAEAVAHQEGAALGIDLPHSHEYATMSAYLFPHAATDRLMAIILLNNILFYVDDMFSSLRYSPTDRRNEALRTYRQCIRVFRGDNTPRAGDRLGAAFLRLRTVMLQMAPEAAMKRLPDSLERHLAATLTPRSSIATGRRMDMNHYIQVRKHDCGMGVVINLIEFSEGMSLDDTVWANPLVARCRDELILLGGLMNDIFSYDKEVREGQPFNLVCVLMEHAGCDENAALRRAISMVNEVSVKFLAHLKHPALVELVKTEPDLRHYLCGLHDQASASFHWQMDTNRYRSPQSPFPELRALLQREFE
- a CDS encoding IS3 family transposase (programmed frameshift); translation: MVMKNYPPEFKADAVALYESRPDTMIRSVAADLGINPETLRNWVRAAGASRPRGRRTQEAAQPPTPLEAENAALRKKVRELEEEREILRKAAKYFAGGDALVNRFQFVADHQRHYGVKRLCSILGVSRSSFYYWRRTAADRAARQAADARLAARIRAVHRESDGTYGVPRITAELRERNGEAVNHKRVARIMRASGIEGVRLRRRHRTTVPDPAAAKAPDLIGRDFTATAPNTKYVGDITYLPIDGGKFCYLATVIDLASRRLVGWAIADHMRADLVTDALAAAIRTRGSLSRAVMHTDHGAQYMSRAFAEACRSAGVRRSMSAVGSSADNALAESFNATFKRETLQGRKSWPNEREARLDAFRWLHRYNTRRRHSRLGQRSPIAFEDTFYLTPTTLAPAA
- a CDS encoding phosphatase PAP2 family protein; the protein is MSLSTGLSRSALQGLVRRRGLVTAAGALVLLVVVYWLMVRTGTGQRFEDAALRGTLEYADRHERAAANGRLRAISMGSLAFFCVLIVLIGVVRKRWLPALASLFTLIGGLGVAEVLKRYVVVRPLLYGQSDEVRNSFPSGHTTIAMAGLFALLIVVAPRWRGLVALLGALWAVGIGANTVSAHWHRLSDTIGGGLIALAFGAVALAVLASLGRVAPLPAGKAGRVRLMRIAVLVLGFLAVTGLALGILFTVLYARDAGRAGLVEDANWEAYLAAQSFASAASAITALAMLALLRGLDFGGPPDLALPPTDPVRKAMPRR
- a CDS encoding acyl-CoA dehydrogenase family protein, with product MGPTPFTGPRPFLGPTPFLDRVRTYAAEELTGVRDPFGSLGPLPTPAQRAFHAHGLANWWLPEKHGGRGMSLADSVDIVSELSYADAGAAFTLFISVLGSTMVSLYGSEELKDRTLGSTGPSGGFSATLGSEREAGSELTRIATRAARREGQFVLDGEKMFATNADFADFLVVVAVNADNPLEHLAVVVPRDTPGVRVDKRWKTLGLPSAGTYQVSFDNCRVPEANALHGPGLLLLEVGLNTSRTLIAATAIGIARRIRDLCLEYARTRRLRGESLLANPVFGSKLGHMEMQIEVMRHQCLAAATEFDALSALPEAPDELLARGALRSAVAAKMFCGQSGWQLASTASEMFGGLGYTTELPIGGLLQDMRYVSLVEGGDDVLRELLYRRYVIPSRRRL
- a CDS encoding beta-ketoacyl synthase N-terminal-like domain-containing protein, translated to MTGRPRGTGAAPATVVAPVAVVGYGLVVPGVNSAAELWASLHEETSRIGLPERFDIDALHALDGADVPDRVRTRKGGYITGFRPHPRIVAERSGGRWRGSDEETLWLRHSLLQALDTTTLTDTDRPGFYIGAWAGGSMALEDGLIAASVARGMAERLAADDAVSRRRHEKRLRDLVASRFRYAPSDLRHALPHEIVRRAFEGVLPGSTDWLSLGAACASSLYAVDLGIQALYEGGCDVVFVGGVNAVARNMTLTADKFQGGSPTADVRPFDADANGTVFSDGAGVLALKLPARAEADGDRVLGVLSRPGLSVDGRGRAIAAPNPTGVRLSLQRGWRDAGLAGTGPDWVVAHGTGTRAGDSTEIEVLSAEAGPREELFCSSNKSLVGHTGWVSGTVSVIHALLAMEHDEIPKQQRFTTPAPALEGTPLRIPRSAMPWPVRPDRPRTAGVSSLGLGGANGHLVVHDRLPRQDAAAAPAAPPHERPYDLARDPMVLIGWSAALPGAPDTEQVTRWLRTGTDAPASAFGERYPVPPIPVTRLSPIVTDVLDRAQLLALDAVGRFVAEHGELWEGLRDTTGVIGAQSGVPRSLHDVMLRSGSAELEALFPDGPDKDALDQVLATVRARQDITEDSFAASTPSLAVNRIANRWDVHGPTLTIDNGPDSARVALRTARRYLADGRLDLVLLLALNPNAEQEAAWTTGIPEDRLAEGAFLLALTRESTAREHGWPIAARTDEALARAPDATTTLDYYGAQGAVDLLRGTLAEPPVPEPALPSTTSTRRWATALRRTDATTPANPHSQGSETVEPDAFGSPASVPHRGVVLVGSARLADELAERTRTLGALLISTDPATDPRSAEVVADPEDEAAVAPLLERLDGQAPHLRVLARIKDTGRNWPEEAPELTRLLELTALCLKRLHPRIGGSGIGVGSAAALVLDPLTGCLPHPETALFTGFFRSLARELPRERVLALVTDAPLEHALDELRAETAARRSRSVVHYRAGLRYTEEFSPQPLPEADPAWPAGSLGERPVIVAAGGGRGITAVVLRELARRTRPTVWILGRGDPSGAPPEIRDAADADHDRLRHRFLLDGRRAGERPADLARRFEQHWRTREVSSNLRELRLLCGEDQVHYLPCDVTDRAVVEAAADRIRTEGGRPVDLLLHAARFQESATLRQKSLTGFRRCLDTKVTAYRNLRTAFADDPPRLWVNFGSAVTALGLPGETDYGAANEFLAAAARYESRLHGHRELTLGWGLWEESGSAGGPTARERLAANGIRSGITDAEGIAHFLAELAAGRACEPSPVYLGAEQMIVAEGLEDAFGAPALLGGPDRRTERGAEWRWSMDPLHDRCLTEHLLDGRPALPGAAMVAMAVEATRQLFPFAPVRGLRDIAFEDFVWADPRTATGPTKYRIRAEVTQVPMTTGEGGRITVEVLSDITDRRGRVVRRDRRHARMEVLTGTPVARTLQAGHPARSGPGELTPSSDPYSWPGAEIQLTGVFRNVVDLAWGSHGARARWQAVPAPNDRISHAEVPVLLLDAMFRLSVFPPAAEGSLTLLAPVRIERIDLHAAGSDTELAETQPAGVLLHRDHRTGTYTASAPDGRVLLSLTGLETVAYGPPLTPPTPFPTRLRAGEGGTAMDDPFSGPALPQTPAPPTVRPGLHGPGESTSGLPYYEWTHVAMFGDTSAAGIVYYAELLNWIGHCREQWAFETFPAYMDGLMTGKTLMLTDSVHLDYLGEMWANDRITVRMTIPWVRMHFMYGEFHIHRHTADGEQLVATGTQTWANATPGGEGEIGPAPWQPEVLAGLAVMGTDTTRAWAAKPAPTPTSSERQQTMTVDATPQAPGAPDPAAVALASRKVLQWIRCFDLDRDDVIHRDDLALAADRWAAAAGVVGDSDLAARLRTSLREVWDAAISPGGLHDKEGAGVMEILGRMGPMFADPGDPGVAAILHHGTLCFRVFDQDGDGFSSEGEFTSVMRKVFGIPEEFSIAAFRHADQDGDRLITAEDWVRLYTEFYTGTDPESPAAHMLGRVHTR